A window of the Gasterosteus aculeatus chromosome 21, fGasAcu3.hap1.1, whole genome shotgun sequence genome harbors these coding sequences:
- the LOC144390295 gene encoding protein NLRC3-like gives MFLHREDQESSEVPTGPSAQQHQTHLDSIFMLLEENILTFVKNELKKLQKVVSSDYPECLEKEDVLDEEQRRSREAFVKISVHFLRRMKQEELAERLQSRLLAPVCQHELKSDLKKKFQCVFEGIAKAGNRTLLNEIYTELYITEGGTAEVNEEHEVRQIETASRRPARPETTIRQEDLLKASAGGEEPIRTVMTKGVAGIGKTVLTQKFTLDWAEDKHHQDIQFTFPFTFRELNVLREKKFSLVGLVHHFFSETRAAGICRFEEFQVVFIFDGLDECRLPLDFHNNEILTDVTESASVDVLLTNLIRGKLLPSARLWITTRPAAANQIPPECVGMVTEVRGFTDPQKEEYFRKRFKDEEQASRIISHVKTSRSLHIMCHIPVFCWITATVLEEVLKTREGGELPKTLTEMYIHFLVVQSKVKKVKYDGGAETDPHWSPESRKMIKSLGKLSFNQLQKGNLIFYESDLTGCGIDIRAASVYSGVFTQIFREERGLYQDKVFCFVHLSVQEFLAALHVHLTFFSSGVNLLSEEQTTSPVSKVSKDEPEPMRLYQSAVDKALQSPNGHLDLFLRFLLGLSLETNQTLLRGLLTQKGSRSQTNQETVQYIKVKINEDVSPEKSINLFHCLNELNDVSLVEEIQQSLRSGRLSQKKLSPAQWSALVFILLSSEEDLEVFDLKKYFASEEALLRLLPVVKASNKVLLSVCNLSERSCDALSSVLSSQSSSLRELDLSNNNLQDSGVKLLSAGLKSPHCELETLRLSGCLITEEGCASLASALSSNPSHLRELDLSYNHPGDSGVKLLSAGLEDPHWRLETLRYEEAAATDHQSGRGGRAGNLFSVPLSAWLIRP, from the exons atgttcctccacagagaggaccaggagagctcagaggttcccacaggtccgtctgcccagcagcatcaaacacacctggactccatcttcatg ctgctggaggaaaacattctcacttttgtgaagaacgagctgaagaaactccagaaggttgtgagttcagattacccagaatgcttagagaaagaggatgtgctggatgaagagcagaggaggagcagagaggcctttgtgaagatctcagtgcacttcctgaggagaatgaagcaggaggagctggctgagcgtctgcagagca gacttcttgctcCAGTTTGTCAGCATGAACTCAAAtccgacctgaagaagaagttccagtgtgtgtttgaggggatcgctaaagcaggaaacagaacccttctgaatgagatctacacagagctctacatcacggagggagggactgcagaggtcaatgaagaacatgaggtcagacagattgaaacagcatccaggagaccagccagaccagaaacaaccatcagacaagaagacctcctcaaagcctcagctggaggagaggaaccaatcagaacagtgatgactaagggagtggctggcattgggaaaacagtcttaacacagaagttcactctggactgggctgaagacaaacaccaccaggacatacagttcacatttccattcaccttcagggagctgaatgtgctgagagagaagaagttcagcttggtgggacttgttcatcacttcttcagtgaaaccagagcagcaggaatctgcaggtttgaagagttccaggttgtgttcatctttgacggtctggatgagtgtcgacttcctctggacttccacaacaatgagatcctgactgacgtcacagagtcggcctcagtggatgtgctcctcacaaacctcatcagggggaagctgcttccctctgctcgcctctggataaccacacgacctgcagcagccaatcagatccctcctgagtgcgttggcatggtgacagaggtcagagggttcaccgacccccagaaggaggagtacttcaggaagaggttcaaagatgaggagcaggccagtaggatcatctctcacgtcaagacctcacgaagcctccacatcatgtgccacatcccagtcttctgctggatcactgctacagttctggaggaggtgttgaagaccagagagggaggagagctgcccaagacccttactgagatgtacatccacttcctggtggttcagtccaaagtgaagaaggtcaagtacgacggaggagctgagacggatccacactggagtccagagagcaggaagatgatcaaatctctgggaaaactgtcctttaatcagctgcagaaaggcaacctgatcttctatgaatccgacctgacagggtgtggcatcgatatcagagcagcctcagtgtactcaggagtgttcactcagatcttcagagaggagagaggactgtaccaggacaaggtcttctgcttcgtccatctgagtgttcaggagtttctggctgctcttcatgtccatctgaccttcttcagctctggtgtcaatctgctgtcagaagaacaaacaacctcgcCGGTGTCTAAAGTCTCTAAAGACGAACCTGAACcaatgcgtctctaccagagtgctgtggacaaggccttacagagtcctaatggacacctggacttgttcctccgcttcctcctgggtctttccctggagaccaatcagactctcctacgaggtctgctgacacagaaaggaagtcgctcacagaccaatcaggagacagtccagtacatcaaggtgAAGATCaatgaggatgtgtctccagagaaaagcatcaatctgttccactgtctgaatgaactgaatgatgtttctctagtggaggagatccaacagtcccttagatcaggacgtctctcccaaaagaaactgtctcctgctcagtggtcagctctggtcttcatcttactgtcatcagaagaagatctggaggtgtttgacctgaaaaaATActttgcttcagaggaggctcttctgaggctgctgccagtggtcaaagcctccaacaaagttct actgagtgtctgtaacctctcagagagaagctgtgacgctctgtcctcagttctcagctcccagtcctctagtctgagagagctggatctgagtaacaacaacctgcaggattcaggagtgaagctgctttctgctggattgaagagtccacactgtgaactggagactctcag gctgtcaggctgtctgatcacagaggaaggctgtgcttctctggcctcagctctgagctccaacccctcccatctgagagagctggacctgagctacaatcatccaggagactcaggagtgaagctgctgtctgctggactggaggaccctcactggagactggagactctcaggtatgaagaggctgcagccacagaccatcagtctggtagaggaggtagagctggaaaccttttctctgtcccactgtcagcttggttaataagaccctga